CTTTGATGTCCTGTCCGCATCGGATGCATCCTTTACAAGGAACTTGCCGGCAGGGTCTATAAGCCAGAGGCTTACCGTTGAAAGCTTAAGGATACGCCTGATGTGCCTTGTAATATTTTTCAATTTTGTGTTTGTTGTAATAGACCTTGAAATTTCATTGCTCAAATGGTTTAAAATCTCCAACTGCACCAGTTTATTCGTTAGCCTCTTGTCTACCTCTATTCTTTGCAAGCCCTTGGCGGTAAGTCTTGCTATGGTTTTTGCAAGGGTCATATCTTCTTCGTCGGGCGAAACGATACCGGTCTTTCCTTTCAGCAGCAACACCCCGAACCGTTTGCTCTGGCTGTCAAGAGGGATGAAGATAAAACCGGAGGGTATGTTTTTCGTGTATATTTGAGTGGGAAATCCATTATTGTCGTGAGTTGTAGCTATCGAAAAGGTATGCCGGATATCCGCGGGCAGGTAGAACTTCCAGTCTGCCCAGGGGAAAAGGTTGTTAAGCCTGTCTGATAGCCGAGCAATCAGACGCATCATATCGGTTTCTTCCTGAATAATCCGGTTGATTTTACTCATTACCTTCATCTGGGTTTCTTTTTTGTTCAACCGTGACGTAAATTCGTAATAGATGCGTTTTCCTTTGTGTATCAATGCAGTAACAGGGTTCAGCTCATCTGAAAAGACAAGCGTTGAAACTGATTGGTTCTGGAAAACCGGCAGTCCGTCATCAGAAAGACCCTGCTCACCAAAGGTATAAAATCCGCATAAAGGGATCCTGGCTTTTTTGCGAAGAAGGTCCATTTCTTTTGACTCGTCAGACCCCATCAACCTCTTTCTTAAAGCACAGGAGAACATCATTGCAAAAGCCGGCTTTTTTAACCCTCCCTGGCGGATGGCCTTGTTATAGGCAGCGAGTCCTGCCCGAACAATGTCTTCTCTATTTGCTCGCATCAATGTGAGCACCTGGTCATTCCTCATCAGGGGTCCGAATTGTATTGAACCATCAGGCAGCACACATTCAGGGACATTGAGGAGCCAGTTGCCGTATAAATCGCTGGTACCAAAGGGAAACTGGCTGAACCAGATTACCCCGTCGCCCAGATGTTCAATAGGTATACCCAGTAAATCGGCACAGACATCAACTGCCGGTCTCCCGTCAAGTTCGTGAACAATGTGCCCTGATGCCCTTGTGACTAATGCACGTTGTGTGGTAGGGGAAAATCCATGTGCTGTTCCGAGACCGAAAAGGATATCTGTTTCTATAAAGGCCAGGGCTATAGCATCGTTGTAAACCACATCATTCATAATCTGATAGTTTGATTCGAAATGATAATTGTCGGAAGAACTCCCTCCGAATATGGGGATACGGTTCACCGAGGCTTTCCTGAGCTCTGTATGTATATCATGACTAAATGAAGCCTGTTTTTTTGTTGCACCCGGAGAGAAAACAATAAGGAACACAGGTGAAACCCCTGCCCCCCTCGACGTTGTCATGTTCAACATCTGGTGCAAAGGGTGGTCAGGGCTGAAATATCCTGAAACCCCTGCTTCGGCCAATGCCTGTCTGACAGCCTTTTTGTAATCAAAAGAAACATGCCTGCCGATACCTGTCCTTATCCGCAAATGCGGCGAGGCGATAACGGCAACGACTACGCTTCTCGAAAGATATCCATCAGCTATTTCCCCTGCGGTGCTCGTGCCTATGATTGGACAATCTCCGACAATTTCGGTAACCCCTCTGCTAACCTCTTCAATATTAAGTTCTGAGGAGGCAAAGACTATCGTTAACGTAGGTTTAAAACGATTAAGCCGTGTAAGGGCTTCGACCGCAGCCTTCCGGCCCATATCAGCATCCTTGCCTGTATGTGCCTTTCCAACACCCGTCTCAATATATGCACCCATATTCTTCGGCTGTAGCCCCGTTATGTCTTGATGGGAAATCTTATACAAATTCATACTCTATTATTTTCATATATGTCAACCAATCATACAGACTGAGCTGTGCCGTTATAGATAATCAGATCATCATGCAGTCCAATTTGGTATAAAGCCATGCAGGGAGATAGCCTTTTGATAGCAATCTTTTTTCCCTGCATGGCAGCCAAAAAAAAGGTCATAAACAGAACGGGGAGAGCAATCCAACCAATAAACCTCGAATATATCCTTTTTACGGCACCAGTCACAGCAAACACATTAAAAGGGATATTGGCGTGGAGTGAGCTGCATACTGATCCAACGCAGTTCGGTAAATTCCTCCAGAGCGGCCTTGCCGCCGAAGCGTCCCCAACCGCTATCCTTCACACCTCCGAAGGGCACCTGGGGTTCATCATGAACCGTCTGATCGTTTATATGAACCATTCCGGATTCGATACGTTCAGCGATGGCCAGACCTTTGGCTAAATCATTGGTGAAAACAGCAGCAGAAAGTCCGTACATGGTATCGTTAGCTACAGCTATTGCCTCCTCAACATTTTCAACCTCAATTACTGACACTACGGGGCCGAAGGTCTCTTCACAGGAAAATGGGGTACTGAGTTTAGCATTAACCAGTATTGTAGGATAGTAACATGGCCCCTCGGACTTACCGCCGTAGAGGATCCTGGCGCCATCGCGCACAGCAGCGTCCACACTGTTTTTGACCTGATCGAGTTG
Above is a window of Pseudomonadota bacterium DNA encoding:
- a CDS encoding FIST C-terminal domain-containing protein — protein: MNLYKISHQDITGLQPKNMGAYIETGVGKAHTGKDADMGRKAAVEALTRLNRFKPTLTIVFASSELNIEEVSRGVTEIVGDCPIIGTSTAGEIADGYLSRSVVVAVIASPHLRIRTGIGRHVSFDYKKAVRQALAEAGVSGYFSPDHPLHQMLNMTTSRGAGVSPVFLIVFSPGATKKQASFSHDIHTELRKASVNRIPIFGGSSSDNYHFESNYQIMNDVVYNDAIALAFIETDILFGLGTAHGFSPTTQRALVTRASGHIVHELDGRPAVDVCADLLGIPIEHLGDGVIWFSQFPFGTSDLYGNWLLNVPECVLPDGSIQFGPLMRNDQVLTLMRANREDIVRAGLAAYNKAIRQGGLKKPAFAMMFSCALRKRLMGSDESKEMDLLRKKARIPLCGFYTFGEQGLSDDGLPVFQNQSVSTLVFSDELNPVTALIHKGKRIYYEFTSRLNKKETQMKVMSKINRIIQEETDMMRLIARLSDRLNNLFPWADWKFYLPADIRHTFSIATTHDNNGFPTQIYTKNIPSGFIFIPLDSQSKRFGVLLLKGKTGIVSPDEEDMTLAKTIARLTAKGLQRIEVDKRLTNKLVQLEILNHLSNEISRSITTNTKLKNITRHIRRILKLSTVSLWLIDPAGKFLVKDASDADRTSKEIYDENDEGLARWQIEHRRPVSIADLPKDDFPVKMSALSDRGFISLPISYKGQIMGILNLFWKKDHELFFQYDHIQENMEFLSGVTNQLAIFIENRYLQKHTTFLKEIHHRVKNNLQNVASILRMQIRRLDGSSAEQALNDSISRIMSIAVVHETLCQGEIGMVDLRKLMDNVSRLSLAGQFEPKMAVDISGPSMMIPSKEATSLALILNELIQNAARHAYKGQSEGKLSIILEEAANNVSVTIKDEGSGLPEGFNPDKDGNLGLTIVRTLVKDDLRGRFTLGGEGRTTACVTFPLMKNYYDLKL